One Streptomyces sp. NBC_01217 genomic region harbors:
- the sepX gene encoding divisome protein SepX/GlpR encodes MSSSGLIYAVIVGAWAAYLVPMWLRRQDELNEARPTERFSTAIRLLSGRAAMERRYAKELRERTTEEAAPDADPDVITDRMDSVDVRAFAAPEAHTEARVHDPAPAPERMARERPEPGPARRARQRPGGEADAERVRRAQRLQVLARRRRTTVVLFLAFTLGAIVAAVGGLGFLWAPAVPAVLLSTYIVHLRAQERRRFAFTMDRRRAEVAAQHLRENRPRRHQPATTAPAEADEEPEGRRPEPEPAPALSPQEAGRRALVEQTDHAEWVDQQRERGQVQGDSWEPVPVPLPTYVTAPVAPRATGGVEVGNPETWSAARSSTAEPTQTGTSHPTVPPVDPAPRQRTNQSRRTRDRGRTPLFDQYEDGERPRAANE; translated from the coding sequence GTGAGCAGCAGCGGCCTGATCTATGCAGTCATCGTCGGGGCCTGGGCCGCCTACTTGGTGCCGATGTGGCTCCGCAGGCAGGACGAGCTCAACGAAGCCCGTCCGACGGAACGCTTCAGCACCGCCATCCGGCTGCTGTCCGGACGGGCGGCCATGGAGCGCCGGTACGCCAAGGAGCTGCGGGAGCGCACCACCGAGGAGGCGGCACCCGACGCCGACCCGGACGTGATTACGGACCGAATGGATTCCGTGGACGTCCGGGCCTTCGCCGCGCCCGAGGCGCATACCGAAGCCCGGGTGCACGACCCGGCTCCCGCGCCCGAGCGCATGGCGCGGGAGCGCCCCGAACCCGGTCCCGCGCGGCGCGCGCGCCAGCGCCCGGGCGGTGAGGCGGACGCCGAGCGCGTCCGGCGCGCCCAGCGCCTCCAGGTCCTCGCGCGCCGTCGGCGTACCACCGTCGTCCTCTTCCTCGCCTTCACCCTCGGCGCGATCGTCGCGGCGGTCGGCGGCCTCGGCTTCCTCTGGGCACCCGCGGTTCCGGCGGTGCTGCTGAGCACGTACATCGTGCATCTGCGCGCCCAGGAGCGACGCCGGTTCGCCTTCACCATGGACCGGCGCCGGGCCGAGGTGGCGGCGCAGCATCTGCGCGAGAACCGTCCCCGCAGGCACCAGCCCGCGACCACGGCCCCCGCCGAGGCCGACGAGGAGCCCGAAGGGCGCCGCCCCGAGCCCGAGCCGGCTCCCGCGCTCTCCCCGCAGGAGGCCGGCCGCCGCGCCCTGGTCGAGCAGACGGACCACGCGGAATGGGTGGACCAGCAGCGCGAACGGGGCCAGGTCCAGGGCGACAGCTGGGAGCCGGTCCCGGTTCCCCTGCCGACATACGTCACCGCCCCGGTCGCCCCGCGCGCCACGGGCGGCGTCGAGGTCGGCAACCCGGAGACCTGGAGCGCGGCCCGCTCCAGCACCGCCGAGCCCACCCAGACGGGCACCTCGCACCCCACGGTGCCCCCCGTCGACCCGGCCCCGCGCCAGCGCACCAACCAGTCCCGCCGCACCCGCGACCGCGGCCGGACCCCGCTCTTCGACCAGTACGAGGACGGGGAACGCCCCCGAGCGGCCAACGAGTGA
- a CDS encoding GNAT family N-acetyltransferase, which yields MNIHPRPFDHADAVKLNDQVQLEYAARYGDEGDVTPLDASMFEPPNGLYLLAYDAQGYPVATGGWRSQEQNDEGYSDGDAELKRMFVIPEGRGNGLARRILAALEADARAAGRSRMVLETGDKQPEAIALYTSSGYAPCEKFGHYRKYESSRCFAKPLR from the coding sequence ATGAATATCCACCCTCGGCCTTTCGATCACGCCGATGCCGTCAAACTCAACGATCAGGTGCAGCTCGAATACGCCGCGCGGTACGGCGACGAGGGCGATGTCACACCGCTCGACGCGTCGATGTTCGAGCCGCCGAACGGTCTGTATCTCCTTGCCTACGATGCGCAGGGCTACCCGGTCGCCACCGGCGGCTGGCGCTCCCAGGAGCAGAACGACGAGGGCTACTCCGACGGCGACGCCGAGCTCAAGCGGATGTTCGTGATCCCCGAGGGCCGCGGCAACGGGCTGGCGCGCCGCATCCTGGCCGCCCTGGAGGCCGACGCCCGGGCGGCGGGCCGCAGCCGCATGGTGCTGGAGACCGGGGACAAGCAGCCCGAGGCGATCGCGTTGTACACATCCAGCGGCTACGCCCCGTGCGAGAAGTTCGGCCACTACCGCAAATACGAGAGCAGCCGCTGCTTCGCGAAGCCGCTGCGGTAA
- a CDS encoding exodeoxyribonuclease III, producing MLTVTTVNVNGLRAAAKKGFVEWLARTEADVICLQEVRAEPQQLPDEVREPEGWHTVHAPAAAKGRAGVSLFTRRAPERVQIGFSGFGDAGSEEFDTSGRYIEVDLPGVTVASLYLPSGEVGTEKQDEKERFMAAFLPYLKGLKERAAADGREVVVCGDWNIAHQEADLKNWKANKKNSGFLPEEREWLTRVFDEAEYVDVVRALHPEEEGPYSWWSYRGRAFDNDAGWRIDYQVATPGLAGRAVKGWVERAATHGERWSDHAPVTVVFEL from the coding sequence ATGCTCACTGTGACCACCGTCAATGTAAACGGGCTCCGCGCGGCCGCCAAAAAGGGCTTCGTCGAGTGGCTGGCCCGGACCGAAGCCGATGTGATCTGTCTGCAGGAGGTGCGGGCCGAGCCGCAGCAGCTGCCCGACGAGGTGCGTGAACCCGAGGGCTGGCACACCGTGCACGCACCGGCCGCCGCCAAGGGGCGGGCGGGGGTCTCCCTCTTCACGCGGCGTGCGCCCGAGCGCGTGCAGATCGGGTTCAGCGGCTTCGGGGACGCCGGGAGTGAGGAGTTCGACACCAGCGGCCGCTACATCGAGGTCGACCTGCCCGGTGTCACGGTCGCGAGCCTGTATCTGCCCTCCGGGGAGGTCGGCACGGAGAAGCAGGACGAGAAGGAGCGGTTCATGGCCGCGTTCCTGCCGTATCTGAAGGGCCTCAAGGAGCGGGCGGCGGCCGACGGGCGTGAGGTCGTGGTGTGCGGCGACTGGAACATCGCCCACCAGGAGGCCGACCTGAAGAACTGGAAGGCCAACAAGAAGAACTCCGGCTTCCTCCCCGAGGAGCGGGAGTGGCTGACCCGGGTCTTCGACGAGGCCGAGTACGTCGATGTCGTACGGGCGCTGCACCCGGAGGAGGAGGGGCCGTACTCGTGGTGGTCCTACCGCGGGCGGGCCTTCGATAACGACGCGGGCTGGCGGATCGACTACCAGGTGGCGACGCCGGGGCTGGCCGGGCGCGCGGTGAAGGGCTGGGTCGAGCGGGCCGCGACGCACGGTGAGCGGTGGAGTGACCACGCGCCGGTGACGGTGGTCTTCGAGCTGTAG
- a CDS encoding SAM-dependent methyltransferase, which yields MTAGMPKPRIDTSKPHPARVYDWLLGGKDNYPVDQQVGETLPEEARGNAARNRAFMHRASAWLAGKGVDQFLDIGTGIPTAPNLHQVVQAVAPAARVVYADNDPIVLRHAEALLISSPEGVTDYIHADVRQPQLILERARELLDFSRPIALSLIALMHFLPDDQDPYGITRTLVDALPAGSFLVLSHGTADQHPELRQETETAYKKGAIPLRMRTRSEVEPFFEGLDLVEPGLVYATQWYQEEPAPADERSGFYVGVGRVRR from the coding sequence GTGACGGCCGGAATGCCCAAGCCTCGGATCGACACCAGCAAGCCCCACCCCGCTCGCGTCTACGACTGGCTGCTGGGCGGGAAGGACAACTATCCGGTCGACCAGCAGGTGGGGGAGACGCTGCCCGAGGAGGCGCGGGGCAACGCGGCGCGGAACCGGGCCTTCATGCATCGGGCCTCCGCCTGGCTGGCAGGCAAGGGGGTCGATCAGTTCCTCGACATCGGCACCGGTATACCCACGGCGCCCAATCTGCACCAGGTCGTCCAGGCCGTCGCACCGGCCGCCCGGGTCGTCTACGCGGACAACGACCCGATCGTCCTGCGTCACGCGGAAGCGTTGCTGATCAGCAGTCCGGAAGGCGTCACCGACTACATCCACGCGGATGTGCGGCAGCCGCAGCTGATCCTCGAACGCGCCCGTGAGCTGCTGGACTTCAGCAGGCCCATCGCGTTGTCCCTGATCGCCCTGATGCACTTCCTGCCGGATGACCAGGACCCGTACGGCATCACACGCACCCTGGTCGACGCCCTGCCCGCGGGCAGCTTCCTGGTGCTTTCGCACGGTACCGCCGACCAGCATCCCGAGCTGCGGCAGGAGACCGAGACCGCGTACAAGAAGGGGGCGATTCCGCTGCGGATGCGTACCCGGAGCGAGGTCGAGCCCTTCTTCGAAGGCCTGGATCTCGTCGAGCCCGGGCTGGTGTACGCCACGCAGTGGTATCAGGAGGAGCCCGCACCGGCCGACGAACGCAGTGGCTTCTATGTGGGAGTCGGCCGGGTGCGACGCTGA
- a CDS encoding sialidase family protein: MARFSLRRRFFVLGLVVIAVAGAVKVQSGADEPDDRARGSERGCTLSIPYSSGSGGYASFRIPAVVRTRAGALLAFAEGRVGGRGDSGDIDVVVRRSRDGGCTWGPLQVVAAGRGDTRGNPAPVVDPRTGDIVLVTSYNSGEVTEDQILRGEAADAESRRVFVQTSQDEGRSFSEPREITSAVKRADWRWYATGPGHAVALTRGEHAGRLVVPANHSAAPLAGSGDTGQEPKYYGAHAIYSDDSGRSWHLGFVDDTYDGAVNANESIAAQLPDGRLYFGARNQRGTSPGNRLDAYSGDGAASLDRPYAVQPTLGDVPMVQGSALQLAGERGELLFSGPSVPSGRVAMALWNSADGGHSFRKVLTLSSRKAGYSDLVQLDDRTVGILYETGDGSPYEEIAFHRVPVGSSGGDGVTRTVNDGGRLN; encoded by the coding sequence ATGGCTCGTTTTTCTCTCCGTCGAAGATTCTTCGTTCTCGGTTTGGTCGTGATTGCTGTGGCGGGTGCGGTGAAGGTGCAATCCGGGGCGGACGAGCCGGACGACAGGGCCAGGGGTTCGGAACGAGGCTGCACGCTGTCGATTCCGTACAGCTCGGGTTCCGGTGGCTATGCCTCGTTCCGGATACCTGCCGTCGTGCGGACGCGCGCGGGTGCGCTGCTTGCGTTCGCCGAAGGCCGTGTCGGCGGGCGGGGGGACAGTGGTGACATCGACGTCGTGGTCAGGCGGTCCCGTGACGGGGGCTGCACCTGGGGGCCGCTGCAGGTTGTCGCGGCAGGCCGGGGGGACACCCGGGGCAATCCGGCACCGGTGGTCGACCCGCGTACCGGCGACATCGTGCTCGTCACCTCGTACAACAGCGGTGAGGTGACCGAGGATCAGATACTCAGGGGCGAGGCGGCGGATGCGGAGAGCCGTCGGGTGTTCGTGCAGACGAGCCAGGACGAGGGGCGGTCGTTCTCGGAGCCGCGTGAGATCACATCAGCGGTGAAGCGCGCGGACTGGCGGTGGTACGCGACGGGGCCGGGCCATGCGGTCGCGCTGACCCGCGGTGAGCATGCCGGCCGGCTGGTGGTGCCCGCGAACCACTCCGCTGCGCCCCTTGCCGGGTCCGGGGACACCGGTCAGGAGCCCAAGTACTACGGGGCGCATGCGATCTACAGTGACGATTCGGGCCGGTCCTGGCACCTCGGATTTGTGGATGACACTTACGACGGTGCGGTGAATGCGAATGAATCCATTGCCGCACAACTGCCGGACGGTCGCCTGTACTTCGGCGCCAGGAATCAGCGCGGGACGAGTCCGGGCAATCGTCTGGATGCCTATTCCGGTGACGGTGCTGCGTCGCTCGACCGACCCTACGCGGTGCAGCCGACCCTCGGCGACGTCCCGATGGTCCAGGGGAGTGCGCTGCAACTGGCGGGCGAGCGAGGTGAGTTGCTGTTTTCCGGACCTTCGGTGCCGTCCGGCCGAGTCGCCATGGCCCTCTGGAACAGCGCGGATGGTGGGCACTCGTTCCGGAAGGTGCTGACCTTGTCGTCACGGAAGGCCGGGTACTCGGACCTGGTGCAGCTCGATGACAGGACGGTCGGGATTCTGTATGAGACAGGGGACGGCAGCCCGTACGAAGAGATCGCATTCCATCGCGTTCCTGTGGGGTCTTCAGGAGGGGACGGGGTCACACGGACCGTCAACGACGGTGGGCGGCTCAACTAG